A window from Luteibacter flocculans encodes these proteins:
- a CDS encoding TolC family outer membrane protein, with protein MRLKLLTVALALAATPFATHAEDLLDAYRQARANDPVLSQADSTRLATGENVVQARALLLPQISAQLSLNQNDPNGPSRSIVTDAAGNPVVDGAGNPVLTSDAGHTRTRQLGATISQSVLDLSRYSDLKAAKSSSQAQDATYEAALQQLATRVATAYFQVLTNDDALTFAKANEQALARQLEQAQQRFDVGLSAITDVQDAKAQHDTAVAAVITAENTLADSREALTQITGKPADNLKKLREQLPMDPPSPNDPKAWVAEAVKSNPTIIASQYNVDSAEHSISSARAGHLPTIDATLGYNKSTSWTQNAGTASSAGTLGSSNGRGATTVGLTLNVPIFAGGATQSRVRQSIYQRDAAQDSLESSRRQVVRDTLNYYRSVVAGISKVEATKAAVESSESARDATQAGFEVGTRTIVDVLIAQQNLTQALSDYSQARHQFILDKLLLKQTAGTVDVKDLEAINALLQ; from the coding sequence GGCCGCGACGCCTTTCGCAACCCACGCGGAAGACCTGCTCGACGCCTATCGGCAGGCCCGCGCCAACGATCCGGTGCTATCGCAAGCCGATTCCACTCGCCTGGCGACGGGTGAGAACGTGGTGCAGGCCCGTGCTCTGCTGCTGCCGCAGATCAGTGCCCAGCTCAGCCTGAACCAGAACGACCCGAATGGTCCTTCGCGCTCGATCGTCACCGACGCAGCGGGTAATCCGGTCGTCGACGGTGCCGGCAACCCGGTGCTCACCTCGGATGCGGGTCACACGCGCACCCGCCAGCTCGGCGCCACGATCAGCCAGAGCGTGCTCGATCTCAGCCGCTACTCCGACCTCAAGGCGGCGAAGTCGTCGTCGCAGGCGCAGGACGCCACGTACGAGGCAGCCCTGCAGCAGTTGGCCACGCGCGTCGCCACGGCCTACTTCCAGGTGCTGACGAACGACGATGCCCTGACCTTCGCCAAGGCCAACGAGCAGGCGCTCGCCCGCCAGCTCGAGCAGGCGCAGCAGCGCTTCGATGTGGGCCTGTCTGCGATCACCGACGTGCAGGATGCCAAGGCGCAGCACGACACCGCCGTGGCTGCCGTCATCACCGCCGAGAACACGCTGGCGGATTCGCGCGAAGCGCTTACTCAGATCACCGGCAAGCCGGCCGACAACCTGAAGAAGCTGCGCGAGCAGTTGCCGATGGACCCGCCGAGCCCGAACGATCCGAAGGCCTGGGTCGCCGAAGCCGTGAAGAGCAATCCCACGATCATCGCGTCGCAGTACAACGTCGACTCCGCGGAGCACAGCATCTCGTCTGCACGCGCGGGCCATCTGCCGACGATCGACGCGACGCTGGGTTACAACAAGTCCACCTCGTGGACGCAGAACGCGGGCACGGCATCGAGTGCCGGCACGCTCGGCAGCAGCAACGGCCGTGGCGCGACCACGGTGGGCCTGACCTTGAACGTGCCGATCTTCGCCGGTGGCGCTACGCAGTCGCGTGTCCGCCAGTCGATTTACCAGCGTGATGCCGCCCAGGACTCCCTGGAAAGCTCGCGCCGCCAGGTGGTCCGCGACACGCTGAACTACTATCGCTCCGTCGTCGCCGGCATCAGCAAGGTCGAGGCGACCAAGGCGGCCGTCGAGTCGTCGGAAAGCGCGCGTGACGCCACGCAGGCCGGCTTCGAAGTCGGCACGCGCACCATCGTGGACGTGCTCATCGCCCAGCAGAACCTGACCCAGGCGCTCAGCGACTACTCGCAGGCCCGTCACCAGTTCATCCTCGACAAGCTGCTGCTCAAGCAGACGGCCGGCACGGTGGACGTGAAGGACCTCGAAGCGATCAACGCGCTGCTTCAGTAA
- the waaA gene encoding lipid IV(A) 3-deoxy-D-manno-octulosonic acid transferase, translating to MRLLYNLAMYLFTPLVMLRLMARGMRYGDYHVRWRERFGQFREPRLAGCLWVHAVSVGEVNAAEPLVKALMEAYPAAPMLVTTVTPTGSERVRQLFGDSVHSVYLPYDLPFAVKRFLRNTRPRLAVIVETEIWPNLYFACRRHGIPLLIANARLSERSLRGYARMSSLVKRALRCVSHIAAQSRTDAARYRLLGAEPSQLTVCGNLKFDMPVPQAALESGMAMREAWGKGRPVWIAASTHEGEEMCVLEAHLDVMRRLPDALLLIAPRHPERFKAVEASVRSLGFQVATRSADGAPGHGTQCFVIDSMGELLRFFAASDVAFVGGSLISIGGHNVLEPAALCKPVLVGPHTFNFEEITQALIDEGGGQRVEDGGQLGEQVLSLLRDRERREAMGLRARHVFDSERGSVGKVMELVDRLLQE from the coding sequence CTGCGCCTGCTTTACAACCTTGCGATGTACCTGTTCACGCCCCTGGTGATGCTTCGCCTGATGGCGCGCGGCATGCGCTACGGCGACTATCACGTGCGTTGGCGGGAGCGTTTCGGCCAGTTCCGCGAGCCCCGCCTGGCGGGCTGTCTCTGGGTGCATGCCGTGTCCGTGGGCGAGGTGAATGCGGCCGAGCCCCTGGTCAAGGCACTGATGGAGGCCTATCCGGCGGCGCCCATGCTGGTCACCACGGTGACGCCCACCGGCTCGGAACGCGTGCGTCAGTTGTTCGGCGACAGCGTCCACAGCGTGTACCTGCCCTACGACCTTCCGTTCGCGGTGAAGCGCTTCCTGCGCAATACGCGCCCTCGCTTGGCGGTCATCGTCGAAACCGAGATCTGGCCGAACCTTTACTTCGCCTGCCGACGCCACGGCATTCCCCTGCTGATTGCCAATGCCCGGCTGTCCGAACGCTCCCTGCGGGGCTATGCGCGGATGAGTTCGCTGGTCAAGCGCGCCCTGCGTTGCGTGAGCCACATCGCGGCGCAATCGCGAACCGATGCTGCTCGTTATCGCTTGCTGGGTGCCGAGCCGAGTCAGCTCACCGTCTGCGGCAACCTCAAGTTCGATATGCCGGTGCCGCAGGCCGCGTTGGAATCTGGCATGGCCATGCGCGAGGCATGGGGCAAGGGCCGGCCCGTGTGGATTGCCGCCAGCACGCACGAGGGTGAGGAGATGTGTGTCCTCGAAGCCCATCTCGACGTGATGCGCCGTCTTCCCGATGCCTTGTTGCTTATCGCGCCCCGCCATCCGGAACGGTTCAAGGCTGTCGAGGCCTCCGTGCGCAGTCTCGGTTTCCAAGTGGCGACGCGCAGCGCCGACGGGGCGCCCGGCCACGGCACACAATGCTTCGTGATCGACTCCATGGGCGAATTACTGCGCTTCTTTGCCGCGTCCGACGTGGCCTTCGTGGGCGGCAGTCTCATATCGATCGGCGGCCACAACGTGCTCGAGCCCGCCGCGCTATGCAAGCCGGTGCTGGTAGGACCGCACACGTTCAACTTCGAGGAAATCACCCAGGCCCTGATCGACGAAGGTGGCGGTCAGCGGGTGGAGGACGGCGGCCAGTTGGGAGAGCAGGTGCTGTCCCTGTTGCGTGATCGGGAACGTCGCGAAGCCATGGGCCTTCGCGCGCGCCACGTCTTCGACAGCGAGCGCGGCTCGGTCGGCAAGGTCATGGAACTGGTGGATCGCCTGTTGCAGGAGTGA
- the lpxL gene encoding LpxL/LpxP family Kdo(2)-lipid IV(A) lauroyl/palmitoleoyl acyltransferase, which produces MPRPHLTRTLLGPRHWAAWLGVALIWLIAHLPFRMLMRLGRLAGRLALHLNPERRRIAATNIALCFPELDPEAQKALVRANLCDVGMMLAEFALGWMGSDRALAKVPVTVEGLEHLELARKAGRGVLLVGGHFSHLELCARLVSRRIPIAGMYRRMDSDVFEFTVLRARLHYAAAMFEKDDIRGTVKYLKSGGTLWYAPDQDMRSKDNVFAPFFGVPAATITATHHLARMSGALVIPFYHRRLPGDSGYAMRLGAPLDHFPSDDAAADTARVNAQIEQMVREAPEQYLWVHKRFKTRPPGEPKIY; this is translated from the coding sequence ATGCCACGTCCTCACCTCACCCGCACGCTGCTTGGCCCCCGTCACTGGGCGGCCTGGCTTGGCGTTGCCCTGATCTGGCTGATCGCTCACCTGCCGTTTCGCATGCTGATGCGGCTCGGCCGGCTGGCCGGCCGCCTGGCCCTGCATCTGAATCCGGAGCGTCGACGCATTGCCGCGACCAATATCGCGCTGTGCTTTCCCGAACTCGACCCGGAAGCGCAGAAGGCGCTGGTCCGCGCCAACCTTTGCGACGTAGGCATGATGCTGGCGGAGTTCGCGCTGGGATGGATGGGTTCGGATCGTGCGTTGGCGAAGGTGCCTGTCACGGTCGAAGGACTGGAACACCTGGAGCTGGCGCGCAAGGCCGGTCGTGGCGTGCTGCTGGTCGGCGGGCACTTCTCGCACCTCGAATTGTGCGCGCGCCTGGTGTCGCGACGCATCCCCATCGCCGGCATGTACCGTCGCATGGATTCGGACGTCTTCGAGTTCACCGTGCTCCGCGCCCGCCTGCACTACGCGGCAGCGATGTTCGAGAAGGACGACATCCGCGGCACGGTGAAATACCTCAAGTCCGGAGGCACGCTGTGGTACGCGCCCGATCAGGACATGCGCAGCAAGGACAACGTGTTCGCGCCTTTCTTTGGCGTTCCGGCCGCCACCATCACCGCGACACATCATCTGGCACGCATGTCAGGCGCACTGGTCATTCCTTTCTATCACCGACGTCTACCCGGCGACTCGGGTTATGCGATGCGCCTCGGTGCGCCGCTGGATCACTTCCCAAGCGATGACGCCGCTGCCGATACGGCACGGGTCAACGCGCAGATCGAGCAGATGGTGCGCGAAGCGCCGGAGCAGTATCTGTGGGTACACAAGCGGTTCAAGACGCGACCGCCGGGCGAGCCGAAAATCTACTGA
- a CDS encoding VirK/YbjX family protein, translated as MQSFFRFARSLRGRTGWHSKRSHGIGALLTYVGRCVSRWREHDAWLAFLESPAMAGITSIDRVLIERYQHRYISGAWTRTQRLHALRDHYDFVLARLPRPFFHTIYRERQVLLGTLPLRDGRRLSIILKAPFRRSREGELSLSLTDDTGLQISYATISFIDGGRTVAIGCLQGAANNAGRDVVRELTRQCHGLRPKNLLLSMIRALAEGFGIERVVGISNAAHVFAGIPNKVKADYDAFWLEAEGTPGKDGFFELPPREPVRCASEVESKRRSEFRRREAFRQDACELVLAAFGVERTAIPLAA; from the coding sequence ATGCAATCGTTCTTCCGCTTCGCGCGTTCCCTGCGTGGTCGCACCGGATGGCACAGTAAGCGCTCTCACGGCATCGGCGCATTGCTTACGTACGTGGGTCGCTGCGTGTCGCGCTGGCGCGAACACGACGCGTGGCTCGCCTTTCTCGAATCACCTGCTATGGCAGGTATTACGTCGATCGACCGCGTGCTGATCGAGCGCTACCAGCATCGCTACATCAGCGGCGCGTGGACGCGGACGCAGCGTCTGCACGCGCTGCGCGATCACTACGATTTCGTGCTCGCCCGACTGCCACGTCCGTTCTTCCATACGATCTATCGGGAACGGCAGGTGCTGTTGGGTACCCTGCCCCTTCGCGATGGGCGCAGGCTGTCGATCATTCTCAAGGCACCGTTCCGCCGCAGTCGCGAGGGCGAACTCAGCCTCTCGCTCACCGATGACACTGGCCTGCAGATCTCCTACGCGACGATTTCCTTCATCGACGGCGGACGTACCGTCGCCATCGGCTGCCTGCAAGGCGCGGCCAACAATGCGGGGCGCGACGTGGTGCGCGAGCTGACGCGGCAATGCCACGGCCTGCGCCCGAAGAACCTGTTGCTGTCGATGATCCGCGCGCTTGCCGAAGGGTTCGGCATCGAGCGCGTGGTAGGCATCAGCAACGCGGCTCATGTGTTCGCTGGCATTCCGAACAAGGTCAAGGCGGACTACGACGCGTTCTGGCTCGAGGCGGAAGGCACCCCGGGAAAGGATGGCTTCTTCGAGCTTCCGCCCCGCGAACCGGTGCGTTGCGCGTCGGAGGTCGAAAGCAAGCGCCGTAGCGAATTCCGTCGACGTGAGGCATTCCGCCAGGACGCGTGCGAACTAGTCCTCGCCGCGTTCGGCGTCGAACGGACGGCCATTCCCCTCGCCGCCTGA
- a CDS encoding glycosyltransferase family 2 protein, translated as MAREPLSVVVTTWNNADTIGTCLASVAFADEIVVLDSGSTDATREIALARGARVEVRAFAGYSLQKQAAIDLAQHRWVLLLDSDEALTALAAERVRRVLESPDAAGYVLLRREWVFWRWQPDRARLNHYVRLFDRTRARMSGHEVHESVVVDGPVKRLDAVIDHYGERDIEGRVDKANRYSSLQVRDRHARAPRLLRTRMVLYPTVAFARYYFWRGHWRGGWAGFVAARVHAFYAFLKYAKLYELRRSGGEGNGRPFDAERGED; from the coding sequence ATGGCGCGTGAACCGTTGTCCGTTGTCGTCACGACATGGAACAACGCGGATACGATTGGCACCTGCCTCGCCTCGGTCGCGTTCGCCGACGAGATCGTCGTGCTCGACTCGGGCTCCACCGACGCGACGCGCGAGATCGCGCTGGCGCGTGGCGCGCGTGTCGAGGTGCGTGCCTTCGCCGGCTACAGCCTGCAGAAGCAGGCCGCGATCGATCTTGCGCAGCACCGCTGGGTGCTTTTGCTGGACTCCGACGAAGCGCTCACTGCGCTCGCCGCCGAGCGTGTCCGACGCGTATTGGAATCGCCCGATGCCGCGGGTTACGTGCTGCTGCGCCGGGAGTGGGTGTTCTGGCGCTGGCAGCCCGACCGCGCGCGCCTCAATCACTACGTGCGTCTGTTTGATCGGACACGGGCGCGCATGAGCGGGCATGAGGTGCACGAGAGCGTCGTCGTGGACGGCCCCGTGAAACGATTGGACGCAGTGATCGACCACTACGGCGAACGCGACATCGAGGGCCGCGTGGACAAGGCCAACCGCTACTCATCGTTGCAGGTGCGTGACCGGCATGCGCGCGCGCCCCGGCTTCTGCGCACGCGCATGGTGCTTTACCCGACGGTGGCCTTTGCCCGTTACTACTTCTGGCGCGGCCACTGGCGCGGCGGTTGGGCGGGCTTCGTCGCGGCCCGCGTCCACGCGTTCTATGCGTTCCTCAAGTACGCGAAGCTGTATGAGTTGCGTCGTTCAGGCGGCGAGGGGAATGGCCGTCCGTTCGACGCCGAACGCGGCGAGGACTAG
- a CDS encoding O-antigen ligase family protein, with translation MSRPGIGVSIRAGLASPLLPVWLVPALLPFGRSAELGVFLALIGSVLLLVREPHALREHDGAKLFLALFAAYAGAALLSAVDAVAPGKSWGTVAGILRFAPLGVYTCFAMRRPGKVRALYVATAVVIAVWVVDAWVQALTGYGLAGASDPERLSGIFGATNLKLGPALSALAPFLLWAVRERWGRRGLIVAFLLVLGPVLLSGSRASWICYGLVACGFLWREAGSARRFAVACAAAGVTVALVALLAWQVSPRFRDRVAHTVPALSGTSAGLDAALTGRLDIWRTAVRLYTAHPINGVGVRGFRVAYPSAASPGDHFLTAEKCGDGEGACHPHQVVLEVATETGTLGLIAWLAATALAVRTWWRAGRAARERAFAPTVALVAILFPLNTHMAFYSAWWGLLAAWLVSLWCAALFADIPDEGTRHGA, from the coding sequence GTGAGCAGGCCCGGCATCGGCGTATCGATCAGGGCGGGGCTGGCCTCGCCGCTGCTTCCGGTGTGGCTGGTTCCCGCATTGCTTCCATTCGGGCGCAGCGCGGAGTTGGGTGTCTTTCTTGCCCTCATCGGAAGCGTGTTGCTGCTCGTGCGCGAGCCGCACGCCTTGCGCGAACACGACGGGGCGAAGCTGTTCCTGGCGTTGTTCGCCGCCTACGCGGGCGCCGCGTTGCTGTCGGCTGTGGATGCCGTCGCGCCAGGCAAGAGCTGGGGCACGGTCGCAGGCATTCTCCGCTTCGCCCCGCTGGGCGTGTACACCTGCTTCGCCATGCGTCGCCCGGGGAAAGTCCGAGCGCTGTACGTCGCAACAGCCGTGGTGATTGCCGTCTGGGTCGTCGATGCGTGGGTCCAGGCATTGACCGGTTACGGTCTTGCGGGCGCGTCCGATCCGGAACGACTTTCCGGCATCTTCGGCGCGACCAATCTGAAGCTGGGGCCGGCGCTTTCGGCACTGGCTCCGTTTCTGCTCTGGGCAGTGCGCGAGCGATGGGGTCGACGCGGACTGATCGTCGCCTTCCTGCTCGTGCTGGGGCCGGTGCTGCTGTCCGGCTCGCGTGCGTCGTGGATCTGCTACGGCTTGGTCGCCTGCGGTTTCCTCTGGCGCGAGGCAGGTTCGGCGCGGCGTTTCGCGGTCGCGTGTGCGGCGGCGGGCGTGACCGTCGCCCTGGTGGCGTTGCTTGCCTGGCAAGTCTCGCCGCGCTTTCGTGATCGGGTGGCGCATACGGTGCCGGCGTTGTCCGGCACCTCGGCGGGTCTGGATGCGGCGCTCACGGGCCGCCTCGACATCTGGCGTACGGCGGTGCGTCTGTACACAGCACATCCGATCAATGGCGTCGGCGTACGTGGCTTCCGCGTCGCCTATCCCTCTGCCGCATCGCCGGGCGATCACTTCCTCACCGCCGAGAAGTGCGGGGACGGCGAAGGCGCCTGCCATCCTCATCAGGTCGTGCTCGAAGTGGCGACGGAGACGGGAACGCTGGGTCTCATCGCCTGGCTCGCCGCAACCGCGCTGGCCGTACGCACCTGGTGGCGAGCGGGCAGGGCGGCACGTGAGCGTGCCTTCGCACCGACGGTGGCGCTGGTGGCGATCCTGTTTCCGCTGAACACGCACATGGCGTTCTACTCGGCGTGGTGGGGATTGCTGGCGGCGTGGCTTGTGTCGCTGTGGTGCGCAGCGCTGTTCGCCGACATTCCCGACGAAGGGACACGTCATGGCGCGTGA
- a CDS encoding glycosyltransferase — protein sequence MATVSPGRTMTVVQLIPALHAGGAERSTLEIAKALVQAGHRSIVVSAGGRLVAQLEAEGSRHVTLPIGRKSLATLFTVGKLRRLLREVQPDIVHARSRLPAWIGWWAMRGVKPRPHFFTTVHGLNSPSRYSAILMRGERVIVVSQTLRDYVLRHYPDDVDAARIAVVPRGVDTDAFPYGYRPDDTWQRAFFEQYPQLSGAPLLTLPGRGTRLKGHADAIELIADLAQRSIDARLLLLGADEPGREAYVAELRALIHGRGLDDKVVISPQRSDVRDVYAMSDIVLQLSNRPESFGRTVVEALALCRPVMGYAHGGVGELLAELYPAGRVPLGDREKLVERAAELLRFAPPIPPPRSYRLSDMQAATLALYAEVVEGVPAA from the coding sequence ATGGCCACCGTCTCCCCTGGTCGGACGATGACCGTCGTGCAACTCATTCCTGCCCTTCATGCGGGCGGCGCCGAGCGTTCGACTCTCGAAATCGCCAAGGCCCTGGTCCAGGCCGGGCACCGCTCCATCGTGGTTTCCGCTGGCGGCCGCTTGGTCGCCCAGTTGGAGGCCGAAGGCAGCCGGCACGTCACGCTGCCGATCGGGCGCAAGTCGCTCGCTACCCTGTTCACGGTGGGCAAGCTGCGCCGCCTCTTGCGCGAGGTGCAGCCGGACATCGTTCACGCGCGTTCCCGCCTGCCCGCGTGGATTGGCTGGTGGGCCATGCGCGGCGTGAAGCCTCGCCCGCATTTCTTCACCACGGTGCACGGCCTCAACAGCCCGAGTCGCTACAGCGCCATCCTGATGCGCGGCGAGCGGGTGATCGTGGTCTCGCAGACCTTGCGTGATTACGTGCTGCGGCATTACCCGGACGACGTCGACGCCGCCCGCATCGCAGTCGTTCCGCGGGGTGTCGATACCGACGCCTTTCCCTACGGATACCGTCCGGACGATACCTGGCAGCGCGCGTTCTTCGAGCAGTATCCGCAGCTTTCGGGGGCACCCCTGCTGACGCTTCCGGGCCGCGGTACGCGCCTCAAGGGGCATGCGGACGCGATCGAGCTGATCGCCGACCTTGCCCAGCGATCCATCGATGCGCGTTTGCTTCTTCTGGGCGCCGACGAACCGGGGCGAGAGGCCTATGTGGCCGAACTGCGCGCCCTCATCCACGGCCGCGGGCTGGACGACAAGGTGGTGATCTCGCCACAGCGTTCGGACGTCCGCGACGTCTATGCCATGTCCGACATCGTCCTGCAGCTTTCCAATCGACCCGAGTCGTTCGGCCGCACGGTGGTCGAGGCGCTGGCGCTCTGCCGGCCGGTCATGGGTTATGCCCATGGCGGGGTGGGCGAACTGTTGGCCGAGCTGTATCCGGCCGGACGCGTGCCGCTGGGCGACCGCGAAAAGCTCGTGGAGCGCGCCGCCGAATTGCTGCGCTTCGCGCCGCCGATTCCGCCGCCGCGCAGCTATCGCCTGTCCGACATGCAAGCCGCGACCCTGGCTCTCTACGCCGAGGTGGTGGAAGGCGTGCCTGCCGCGTGA
- a CDS encoding zinc-finger domain-containing protein codes for MRPNPAAAPLIPANAENRYEVTRADLPLSCPMPGMYLWNSHPRVYLPIEDEGGQSKCMYCGAVYVLKD; via the coding sequence ATGCGTCCCAATCCCGCGGCCGCCCCGCTGATCCCGGCGAACGCCGAAAACCGTTACGAAGTGACGCGCGCCGACCTGCCGCTGTCCTGCCCGATGCCCGGCATGTACCTGTGGAATTCGCATCCGCGGGTCTATCTGCCCATCGAAGACGAGGGCGGCCAGTCGAAATGCATGTATTGCGGCGCCGTTTACGTCCTGAAGGATTGA
- a CDS encoding YceI family protein — protein sequence MRALRYVALAGLLAVAGTAAAAPVTYTLDPGHTMVLFSWNHFGFSNPTANLGQVEGTLVYDEKDPSKATVEATLPLSGLDSFVPKLDEHLKSADFLDAAKYPNVTFKSTKVTPAGKGKLKVVGDLTVHGVTKPVTLDVTLNKIGPHPMMKVQTVGFDATTTIKRSDFGVGAYVPNVSDEIKVRITTEAHDASAEKK from the coding sequence ATGCGCGCTCTTCGTTACGTCGCCCTCGCCGGTCTGCTCGCTGTCGCCGGCACCGCCGCTGCCGCCCCGGTCACCTACACCCTCGACCCGGGTCACACGATGGTGCTGTTCAGCTGGAACCACTTCGGTTTCTCGAACCCCACGGCTAACCTCGGCCAGGTCGAAGGCACGCTCGTCTATGACGAAAAGGATCCGTCGAAGGCCACCGTCGAAGCGACTCTGCCGCTGTCCGGCCTGGACAGCTTCGTGCCGAAGCTCGACGAACACCTGAAGTCGGCCGACTTCCTCGATGCCGCCAAGTACCCGAACGTCACGTTCAAGAGCACCAAGGTGACGCCGGCCGGCAAGGGCAAGCTGAAGGTCGTCGGCGACCTCACGGTTCACGGCGTGACCAAGCCGGTCACCCTCGACGTGACGCTGAACAAGATCGGCCCGCACCCGATGATGAAGGTGCAGACCGTAGGCTTTGATGCCACGACCACGATCAAGCGTTCGGACTTCGGCGTAGGCGCGTACGTGCCGAACGTCTCCGATGAGATCAAGGTCCGCATCACGACCGAAGCTCACGACGCCTCTGCCGAAAAGAAGTAA
- a CDS encoding malonic semialdehyde reductase: protein MSAPLTDAALDQLFRTARTYNAWLPKEVTDEQIRQIYELAKMGPTAANASPMRLSFIKSKDAKERLKPFLSENNVEKTMAAPVTAIVATDFAFYEQLPKLFPHADARSWFVGNEPMIQSAGMRNGSLQGAYLILAARSLGLDCGPMSGFDQAGVDAEFFAGTHIKSNFLVNIGYGDPNKNLFGRLPRLDFDEAAQIL from the coding sequence ATGAGCGCCCCGTTGACCGATGCCGCCCTCGACCAGCTGTTCCGCACTGCGCGTACCTATAACGCCTGGCTTCCCAAGGAAGTGACCGACGAGCAGATCCGGCAGATCTACGAGCTGGCGAAGATGGGGCCCACCGCCGCCAACGCCTCGCCCATGCGACTGAGCTTCATCAAGTCCAAGGACGCCAAGGAGCGCCTCAAGCCGTTCCTCTCGGAGAACAATGTCGAGAAGACCATGGCGGCGCCGGTGACGGCCATCGTCGCGACGGACTTCGCTTTCTACGAGCAGCTTCCGAAGCTTTTCCCGCACGCCGATGCGCGCAGCTGGTTCGTGGGCAACGAGCCGATGATCCAGTCGGCCGGCATGCGCAACGGTTCGCTGCAAGGTGCCTACCTCATCCTGGCCGCGCGCTCGCTGGGGCTCGATTGCGGTCCGATGTCCGGTTTCGACCAGGCAGGCGTGGATGCGGAGTTCTTCGCAGGCACGCACATCAAGTCGAACTTCCTGGTGAACATCGGCTACGGTGATCCCAACAAGAATCTGTTCGGTCGTCTGCCTCGCCTCGATTTCGACGAAGCGGCCCAGATTCTCTGA
- a CDS encoding mitochondrial fission ELM1 family protein — MSTLPPGSCWVVTDGAAGNRRQALALAEALTPSIREIVVDLRAPWSWFAPRAFPAARLALGRDNESFLPPWPRLAIGCGRQAAWATRHIRLWSEGACLAVQILDPRIDPTHWDMVIAPRHDDLRGDNVLNPLGSLHPIDDVWLTDGREAFAQFAELPSPRLGVLIGGVRHGGPFDMTAFDAFLRAVRARHDRDGGTVLVAASRRTPAGALAGIREAFAGVPGIVWTDSTDGANPYPGILGWADRLVVTPDSVNMLSEACATGRPVHTFVSTPLPGKLARFHAELRSAGLLHDLDAHTPDRQTPLRETAAIAAEVRRHLGLT; from the coding sequence ATGAGCACCCTTCCTCCGGGTTCCTGCTGGGTAGTCACCGATGGCGCGGCAGGCAACCGGCGCCAAGCGCTCGCACTGGCCGAGGCGCTGACGCCATCCATTCGCGAGATCGTCGTGGACTTGCGTGCGCCCTGGTCGTGGTTCGCACCGCGTGCCTTCCCGGCCGCCCGACTAGCCCTCGGCCGCGACAACGAGAGTTTCCTGCCGCCATGGCCCAGGTTGGCGATCGGTTGTGGACGCCAGGCCGCCTGGGCCACGCGGCACATCCGCCTCTGGTCCGAGGGCGCGTGCCTCGCCGTGCAGATCCTCGACCCGCGGATCGATCCGACGCACTGGGACATGGTCATCGCGCCGCGCCACGACGACCTGCGCGGCGACAACGTGCTCAACCCGCTGGGTTCGCTGCATCCCATCGACGATGTATGGCTGACGGACGGGCGGGAAGCGTTCGCTCAGTTCGCCGAACTCCCCTCGCCTCGCCTTGGCGTGCTCATCGGCGGCGTGCGCCATGGCGGGCCGTTCGACATGACGGCCTTCGATGCGTTCCTGCGCGCGGTGCGCGCGCGTCACGACCGCGATGGCGGCACGGTGCTGGTGGCGGCATCGCGGCGCACACCAGCGGGCGCACTGGCGGGCATCCGCGAAGCCTTCGCGGGCGTACCGGGGATCGTCTGGACCGACAGCACGGACGGCGCCAATCCCTACCCGGGCATCCTCGGCTGGGCCGATCGACTGGTGGTCACGCCGGACTCGGTCAACATGCTTTCCGAAGCCTGCGCCACGGGTCGGCCGGTGCATACGTTCGTGTCGACACCCCTGCCGGGGAAACTTGCGCGCTTCCATGCCGAGTTGCGCTCGGCCGGGCTACTGCACGACCTCGACGCACACACCCCCGATCGACAGACGCCGCTGCGCGAAACCGCGGCGATCGCGGCGGAAGTAAGGCGGCACCTCGGCCTGACCTGA